One Choloepus didactylus isolate mChoDid1 chromosome 8, mChoDid1.pri, whole genome shotgun sequence DNA window includes the following coding sequences:
- the EMP1 gene encoding epithelial membrane protein 1, whose translation MLVLLAGIFVVHIATCIMLFVSTIANVWVVSDSAQSSVGLWKNCTNTSCDEGLSYSGEDALKAVQAFMILSIIFSVISLVVFVFQLFTMEKGNRFFLSGATMLVCWLCILVGVSIYTHHYASGSGTGYSSSHHGYSFILTWICFCFSFVIGILYLVLRKK comes from the exons ATGCTGGTATTACTGGCTGGTATCTTTGTGGTCCACATCGCCACTTGTATTATGTTATTTGTTTCCACCATTGCCAAC GTCTGGGTGGTTTCAGATTCTGCACAGTCATCAGTTGGTCTCTGGAAAAACTGTACCAACACTAGCTGTGATGAAGGCTTGTCATACTCTGGTGAAG ATGCCCTCAAAGCAGTACAAGCCTTCATGATCCTCTCCATCATCTTCTCTGTCATCTCCCTCGTGGTCTTCGTGTTCCAGCTCTTCACCATGGAGAAGGGAAATCGATTCTTCCTCTCGGGGGCCACCATGCTGGTGTGCT GGCTGTGCATTCTGGTTGGAGTGTCCATCTACACACATCATTATGCGAGCGGTTCCGGAACCGGTTACTCAAGCAGTCACCATGGCTATTCCTTCATCCTGACCTGGATCTGCTTCTGTTTTAGCTTTGTCATTGGCATTCTCTATCTGGTCCTGAGAAAGAAATAA